The region ccaaaggaagtgctcaaaataaaAATTATGTGGAAGCTTCCATTACAAAAAGTGCGACAAAGGTGAAGaatgaaaagagtgaaaactatgaaggaccaagccgaaggtttcagcaTCTTCGACCTACACATTATctatattcttcaactatgccattaacgcTTATGTCATGGAATTCATCACCAGGTATGGTTGGTAACGCTCAATggccttattttaatccatggatgcaatacaatttcttacatcatgaaaagGGTATTACCAAGTCAATATATATTtggttagctacaagtttgttgctgatccaaagggccgaaatacttgatttgatATTTCGTTTGTTtgtttcggctatatgtgctttgaacGAAGTTTACATGGTGATGGCCGATATTTACctatcgtcctaagagtatgtcaatgcatggccggtgtaATATTCTTACATCATCCTTAGTTTGAATGGAGAGCGAGacaagtactatggagattatgttttgatagttgaattcataacaacggccatggtgttggtgttgtttatatatctccatatggtgttgttatgtgaagcctcatgcctcttaaaatatttattgcacaaataatcaaagccgaatatgcaatgatattcggtttggaacttttgccatatgtgctaaacatattgagccttttggtgattcgttatgagtagtgcaacaaatatccaaggggtatgaatgttttgacgaatcacttgtagtttatcttgaggtatggctagatgcaaaatttaccttggttgCTTTAAAACTGTTCATATTTCTAGGCATGATAATTCAaaagagttggcacaacaagcatccggctactatgttaatcatggtgtattgtatttctatcaatagccgatgcttagtctcgtcaacataggtaaggctgaaCCAAAGTCcatcgcttcggccactaatgatttTTTATGCAGGCAAAAAGTAAGGATTGAAGAAAATTTATTGTTGATTATttgcaaaatcctagcaaaagggtgagcAATATGGTTtggaggatgaccttgagatacatatctatgggatTGTTAATGAAGTTGAGAAGGTTTCGCCCAAGCTTGCATCAAGAATTCAAAAAAATGatggccgatatataattatcgccctaagcatataaatggccgatggagtgttgacatcgtccttagaaccaacaCGGTGCATGTTATTTTTAGGCAcactagctttgccgaaaaacagggggacaTGTGTTGACGCTTAAAAGTGGCACGGTTAAAAAGAgtagcttgaagctatgtcaagattaattcaaacttattatTGAAAGTCACCATTTGATGGCTTAGAGAACGACAAGTAACATAATTAAGATTGCTTCTgatggaaaaagttacaactgcaaagttctttgtctcgtcgaaacggacgattttgatataaagatcgtccccatccgaagtcgtatgcaaaagttataggcaaAACCGTGTGCTGCATCaatgttggccggatcatccgAGCCGGGGTCTGGATCATCCGGGTAATTGAAGCACTAAGATTCCAGAAGGTTGGCGccgaagccggatgatctgggtcaACTCCTGGATGATCCAggtaaaggccggacaatccgggcaatcgtccggacgtccggacaagtTTTTCTGTTGCAGACTTTAGAAAACGGCCCAAAACTTCCTCAAAATGGCCTCAGATCAAAAAGTGTTCAACGTGAAAGTTGTGTGTCTCGTCGAGGCGGTTGACTTTGATATAAAAAACGTCCAAATACATGGTCGTATGTGGATTCTAGAGCCAAAACAATAAGCTTCTGTCAGAAAACTgtgctaggccggatcatccgggccttgagccggacatctggGCCGGGGGTCGTGAATAGTCCGTGTTTTATTAGGTTTTGGTGATTTGGACGGCCAgacaagtccttttcttgtacggaaagtccatccgcctcttatatagataagaggtgacgatcgattgaacaacaacacacaatcgaacaaatctatctacatcttttatcttttatcttttctccttaaccctagtttttcttcctcctcgtttttcgttcgttcttcttttgcagggcggcgaacctcgaggccctaggggcggtcaggccgacctagggcaaccCACAGCCGCCGCGCGTCCCgacggggtccctcctgggcgtgtggggtttcgggtctacaaaagcgtccgccgaattgtcttgcgtaccgcactTCCGGACATGTCTCCTTCgaagtgagctgcggtgcatcaccccggcgtcgagggtacgcgatgacgtgttcgtgtgcgaacatttGGGCAGGGCTTGGCAAAGTCCATGCACAGGTCTAATGAGCCCGGCCCGAGCCCGACCTGAATGTCGGGCTTCGGGTTTGAGCCGGGCTTGGTAAAGCCTGGAATTTTCCTCAGGCTTGGGAATTTTTTTTGGGCCAGGTCGGGCTCAGGCTTGGACtcgaagaggagaggccgtgacaaAGAGGGAAACAAGGATTGGGCAAGCACCAATGAGGGCCGTGGTGGCGTACCATCGCTGGGCACACACACCACTATGCCGGTCCGACTCACCTTGGCGTCGTCACGACTCATGAAAACTGGATTGCGCTTACCCGTTCTCAAAGGGGACCAAACGGCGAACACGAGCGAGCAGCTCGACTCACACGGCCGTTCCCCATATAGGGGGGAAAAATTCCCAACACGCATGACTCTAGGTGCTTCATTCTCGCTGATTTTTTTCGAAGCGGCGGCGGCACCGATGAGCCGGGGCCGCGGCGCGCGACTGGCCTCTCTGGCGGGGATACGAATCTCTGGGCCGTGTGGAAGTCGCCCAGCTTTGAACCTTTTCTGATCTGACAGGTGCACTCTCGCCTTCTCGCCTTTGATTAATCCCTTTTATCTCCGGCCTGAAGCCGAGGCCGAGTGCCGCCGGAGCACCGGGCTCTGACAATCCTGGAATTGCATTGTACACATACATCGTTTCAGTTCGTGGTTGTATGAGATaggtttttttttagaaaaggggtggtcccggcctctgcatcagcatgatgcatacggccattttattaataAAAAGGTTCAACAAGGTCTCAATGTCTCCGCAATTATAGAAAAAAAGACAAAGGCTCACACAGAACTAAAAGGCTAGATACACAAACTAGCCAAAAGAGATAAACCACAACCGGTTGGCTCAAAAAGATagggaaactaattgcctatcctattacatgaccgccatccaaaccggttgaagatatcccgagctaccgtctcccagcgggtagatccagtaaccaaacgctccctggcctccgtcggagtgagtagcgaccaggaaCGGATCAGCACCGTAGCaccgaagataacctgcaaaaaatgaatgtttgttgttctgttaaagaccaaatcatttctgcaattccagagcGCCCACACTAAGGCGCACACTCCCACACGAATATGTCTTGCTAACCCGGGCTCTACCCTATTTAGCCATGTTCCAAATAACATGTTGACCGAATTCGGTGGAGAAATATTGAAAGCAATATGTATAGTCCTCCATAAAATTCTAGCTAGTGGGCAATCAAGAAAAAGATGTTTAATtgtttcatcccgatcacagaaactacacctagtaggccctgtccaattacgctttgtcaaattgtccttggttaaaatgacttgtttgtgtagaaaccacataaacactttgatcttcaaaggaactttgacatcccacaCATGCTTGGAGCTAGgaattgagctcgaattgatgacaTCAATATAAATTGATTTAACTGTAAATTCCCCCGACCTAGTGAGATTCCAGCGTAATTTATCGGGTTGTTGTGAAAGTTGGACattcatcagtctcctaactagatgtaGCCAATCTTCCCAACGATTACCCACTAACGACcttctaaactgaatattaagggggattgaATGGAACACCGTTGCAACGAAAGCCTCACGTCATTGAACAATACGATATAACGACGGGTATTGGATTGCAAGGGGCGCCCCTCCGAGCCAAGTATCCTTCCAGAATCTCGTACTGGCACCATCACCAACAATAAACTTTGTCCTCTGAAACAATGAAAGCTTAACTTTCATAATCCCTTTCCAAAAGGGTGAATCGGTCGGTCTTACTGTGACCTGAGACAATGTTTTGGTTTGAAGATACTTATTACGAAGGATTTGTGCCCAAGTGGCGTCAGTTCCGCTAGAtaacttccacaaccacttactgagaaggcatctgttcttaacttcaagattctctatcccgagacccccttggtctttcggtctacagatgatatcccacttTGCTAAacggtattttctttttagttcatcaccctgccagaagaaacgcgatcgatagaagtccagtctttttcTCACACCAACTGGGACTTTgaaaaaagacaaaagaaacataggcatactcgtgagaaccgaattaataagaattaaacggcctccatatgacatgagcttacccttccagcaactcagtttgttTTCGAATCGATCCTCAGTACACTTCCATTCGCTGTTCGTAAGCCTACATGGTGGATTGGAATTCCTAAGTATGTGAATGGCAACTCCCCCAAACCACACCCAAACAATTGTTTGTAggcctcttgttcctcattggctctaccaaaacagaacaattcgctTTTGTGGAAATTAATTTTGAGCCCACTCAATTGTTCAAACAAACATAACAGcaacttcatatttctcgcttttaccaagtcatgctccataaagatgatagtatcatctgcGTACTGAAGAATGGAAATTCCTCCATCAACTAAATGAGGCACCAAGCCTCCCACTTGGCCAGCCTCCTTGGCTCTTCCTATCAAAATTGCCAACATGTCCAcaacaatgttgaacaaaataggggacatcggatccccTTGCCGTAGACCCttgtgtgtctggaagtaatgacctatgtcgtcattcactttaattccaacactccccttTTGCGTATAAGATTCAACCTGGCGTCTCCAGACCTCGtcgaaacctttcatacgcaaggcctgttgtaggaaaggccacttaactttatcgtacgccttctcgaaatccactttaaaGATAACTCCATCGAGTTTCTtcgaatggatttcatggagcgtttcatgcaagaccaccaccccctccaggatgtttctaTCCGGCATGAAAGCTGTCTGAGActgctgcaccacagaatgcgcaatctgtgtgagcctattggtCCCAACCTTGAtaaaaaattttgaaactaacattcagTAGACAtataggcctgaactgctcaatcctCAGAGCATCTGTCTTCTTAGGAAGCAGTGTTATTGTTCAGTTAATGGTGAACCAAATAAAATTAAATATATTGTTCAGTTACGATCTACTAgtgtcataatgtaagacgtttttttacactacactagtgtcaaaaaacgtcttacactaCGGGACAGATGGAGTAGGAAATTAGCAGGACAAACTCAACGAGTGTTTAGGATCTTGACTGAAGTGGTTGACTCGTGAGTACTTAATGACCACCCCATTTACTAGTGTTAAACAGCATCCAATGTAAGCCTTATAAAATCTAAAACACCGAGTTGGTGTTGAAGCCTCACACCCTCACAAATGTGCAACTAACATGACACTTCAAATTGAATTACAAAAAAGattcatcatttttcatatatcCATGGTCTTAACATTCATTATTTAAGTTGCCATCATCATGATACATATATTGTAACTTGTTATACACAAATTAACTGCTTAATATCAATTCTAGTTTCCTGGGATCTCCTTGGTGTAACTCGCTATTGTGGTGAGCAAATTGAGTCTACAAGTCCCAGTATATACTATTAGTAGGAGTACAATATCTTCTAAACACATATTCAGGTGACACTTCACTGCCGATGCCTTGTAGCTACTCACGGTCCATCAGTTCTTTTGCTCTAGCCACAAGTGTGGATAGAGGTATGCTGTGCTCCATGAGTCCTGCATCACCTGAGAAGAACCTGTAGTTTCCAGCCCTTGAAGGTGTACGCTCTACCACTAGTAGTGCTTCCATCATCCCACAGTTCTTGAAACAGCTAGCATAGACCGTATTGGATTCCATCATGTATATGGCATGTTCAACTATCGCCCTCCTGATGCTGGGACAGTGAGCAGTGGGTATCATATTTGAGTAAAGTGCATCGACAAGCCTCTTTATAAATGTCTCCTTAATCTGACCATGCTCTAGTTCTCGCGCAAAATCGTCTGGAGTGGCATTACATATTTGTGAACTAAGATCAACAAGGACCTCCAGTTCTTTCCCTTCTGCATCCATTATTCCTTCCAGTACCTATAGTGGGGAAAAAAAAGATAAGCTGTGTAAGCCATGATTAAACTTGAGTAGTATTCACAACTTTCTGTTTAAGTGGTTGATGTTAAACGTCCATTTATTTAGCTCTGTCGTGTATAGCAATTATAACTGTTGAAGTTTATGGTGTTTCCATAGTATTATCTTAAATGTATGGGAAGGAAAAGGCTGCAGTAACATGACAAATATTAATTTACAATATCCTCCTCTAATATTGCACATTTAGATTCTATTAGTAGGGCTCACCTCTCTCACAATGTAGGAGATTTCCTTCAGGTCAGAGTTGCGAAGCACTGGTCGAGCATGCACACACATATTCCGCAACAAGATTGATGCTACGTACCTGTACCTGTCACTATGGATCATAAGTGTGAGTTCCTTGATGAATACGTACCCTGGTTCTGCTAACATAACGGAACAGTTATTCGCACTCTCCATTGCCAATACTGCCAGCGCTTGTCCTGATTTCATTCGTAGCCGCTGACCTGAATCCGTACTTGAGAGTGCATCTTGGCTGAGAAATGCATGCATCAACCTGCTAATGATCACTCGGATTTGTCCAATCTCCTCCTTTGTATTTCCCTCCATGGCCAGATTTCTAAGGAGTTCTGATGTGAGCTCCATAAGTTCTTGGCTACTCCCACTGTCATCCAAGATATCTGCAAGATGGCCCAAAAGGAAGGGATGTTCTGAAATCTTCTGACGCATAATTACACCAAATTCCCCTTTAGTACTTGAAAATCTTGTCAGCAGCTCCAGTGATGAACctttcagcagtgcctgctgtgtcTCATTAATATTAGTCATTTCAGTTATGCTGCTTGTGAACTCTATGATCTTTGAGATGAGGCCAGTTGCTCTGCTGATTTCTATACAGTTCTCAAGATCAAAGCTAGCAAGGCTATCAAGAATTAACATGCccaacaaaggtaggagatcttgaTCTGTTGATGGCTCCTCCTCTGGAACAGACCAACGTTTTGTGATCCGCTTCCAGCATCGGAGTACATGGGAgttttgttcatccatgttagttggcTCCTTCCTTGGAATCAAACAGTATATTGACAACTCTTTCAACCTTTTAAGCATCGGGGAGGTCTGTCCATTCCTTCTAACTTGTTGAATCGGACTATACTGTTTTGTCTTGGGGCTGCCAATGTCCAGAAGAGGATCCTTTAATTTCTGCCGGTGAGCAGTGTCCAGAAGTGAGGCTATGAGCTGCATTGCCCCAGGGATAGGGACAATGTAGAGGTTATCAGCGAGCTTGGCTGTGACCTTTGCAGCAAATAATCTAATATCTTTATCCCCTTCACTCGTTCAACCCAACATGCTGATCAAGCAGGTCATTGTCTTTATGGAAGTGGTGAGTTCCGATATGGCTTTGGTCTTCAAGGGATCCTTTTCAAGAAAGGTTAGCAGCATCTTAAGCCCATAGAGTCGCTTCTTGGGTGAGCCTGAATTTAAAGAATCCACAGCAAATGTGATGAGGCTAGTCTTCTCTGGAGCAAGCACAGCCCCTTTCATGCATTTGTCGAAGACATATGCATAGTATAAATTGACATATTCCAGTCCTTGGGGACCTCTAAATCCAGCATGAAGGGTGAGGGACCACCGTAGGATGAATGAGAAGATCTCAAGGATGCCACCAACAATATAGAGTATTCCCTGGCCAAGCACCATCATATAAAAGATTAAATGGGATGGCACAAGATTTGTCTGGTCGGCATTTTCATGATCATCATGTGAGTATTGCCTTATAACTATAAGGCCCCACAGTGCCAGCCCAATGCGCACTACTGCTGCAGGAATCTGGAGGTTGCCAAATGACGCTATCATTAGACCAAATATGTCTAACATGATCATCGCCCCTCTTACATCGCCATGGGAAGTGACGATGGGCAATACCATTGCAGCCAACATGCACAAGTTCATAATAACTCGACGCCAAAATACTATTTTGTTGCCAAGAGTGCAGTCTACTAGTTTGACTATTCTTGGGAACTGCAGCCTGCTGACTGTGAGTAGAAGCACGACCACAGATAGTATCAGGTACACTGTCAGCTCGGTATAAGGGGGTGATTGAACTCACATGTCCGGGCAGCAGCGACGTCGTCGTCGTCGCATTCTTTCTTGAACGTGTTGCTCGGTACGCGGCGCTTTAGAGTGCTAGAAGCACAATGGTACTTCTCCATAGGGTGCAGCGGTTGCCGGCCATCTTTGTTTCGTCGATCTGCCGTTGCGGCGTTTGTTTCTCTTtcgttttctctctttttcttttgggCTTGTTTGTGTTGTGGCCCCAGCGAGCTCGTTTTATCGgatggttgctttataatataaagcggtgaGAAACCCTTTATCGTCAAATGGGTTGCGTGTGGCAACTGGTGCTCTTTCTTTTTCTAGATGTACTTAAAAAAACTGTGAATGTGCAGCTTATGACGCATTTTGTGGCCTTCATCAAGCCTAACCAAGCCAACAAGGGAAGAAAATAGGTTGTTTGGTTGGTTGGGCTGCATCAAAATGTTGCATAGCATAGTACTTAAAGCACCCCCAGCGAGGCTCGCTGTGATTCGGTCGTTCCATGTGAGCCAGGCCTGCTGGGATTCGGCCGTTTCCAGTGAGCCAGGCTCGAGCAATACAGGCGAGGGGAACGCATCGCGGATTGACAATGATGACCGGGTAAGTGGCACTCCTGCTCTGGCCATCGGCCTTCCATTGTACCTCCGGTGCGGATTGACAATGACGACCAGGTAAGTGGCACTCCTGCTCCGGTCATCGGCTAATGGCGGCTGCGATTCGAGTCCTACTCTTCTCCGACGTGTTCTGCCCCTCCTTCGAGATGCTCCGATAGAGTCTGTGAGTTCAATCACCCCCTTATATGTACTCGTTCTAGTTAGACCTGTGAGCATGTGGTAGGGTTAGATCTGTGACCATGTTGTATATATAGTCAATCTGTGTGAATGTGATGTTCTGGTAGCTAGTGGTGATGGATTTGAAGCATGCTAGGAATTGTTTCCATGTCAGCAAGGTTTGATGGCTAGCGGTGATGGATTGGTACTACACTTGATGTGCGGTAGTGTGCTAGTTTGTTGAACTCCTTGCTATGATTTGAGATGATGTGTTGAACTAGATCATCCGCTTGTATGTGTAGTAGTGCTTGTTCATACTGTCCATATGTAGTGTTCGTTCATACTGTCCATGTTTAGTTCTAGTTCCTACTATCAATGTGTAGTATTGCTCCACTCTTGTTGATGCTTACACTTATAGGACATGAGCATGCAAGACTTTAGTCAGGTCCTTGTCTTGTCCCAGTGCCAGTTTTCGGTGTCCTATATCGAGGACTCTCGGCCTCCCATCGACCAGATGCCTCCTGATTTAGATGTTTTCGAGGTGTCTCCTATGGTTCCACCATTTGTGGCTACATCATTTGTGCTGGTCAGCCCAATGATGCAGCTTATGTTGCTACTCAAAAGGTAGCCGCAAAGAAAAAGAAGGAGGGCAGGGGAAACTCCATGAAATGGCAGTCGTTCCTGTCGACATTCGTGCTTAACAAGATGTGTGAAATCATACCCAATGGGGTGAAgactgacaagggcttcaaggaggtgcacttgaacgTTGTTGCAAAGGAGGTATTCGAGTTTTGTGGGCAGGAAGTCACCTCGCCTCAGGTCTACAACCACCTTAGGAAGTGGAGAGCGAGGTGGATTATAGTGCCCAAGCCTTAGAGACCTCAGCGGTGCTTCATGGGATCAGGAGACCTGCTCGATCCTTTTGGGGGCAGAGCACTATCAAGGCCACACCGCGGTTAGCTCACGAACCACCTATTTAAACCTATGTACCATGCCAATCGCAAGTAACCTCGCTGTTGTCCAACTAACCATGCAGCTGTATTTCTTTCATACGCTCACCCCAAGGACACAGAGTTCCTCAACACACCCACCCAGAACTACCACAGAGGTTTTACTGTTCATGGAAAGCATGCGATAAACAAGGGGCGGGTTACAAAACAGCTGCCACAAAGGGTTTATGAGTAGGCAGACGACGGAGAATGCTTACTCCAAGGCCATGCTCAAGCAGGTATgcagtgttgaagttggcaagtgggATCGACAGTTTGggctacttcatcatcatcatccagttCGTTGTGATTGCAGTGTTGTTTTTATTGGTGTGATCTTGTATAAGGTGTAGCTGGTAAGCTCACCACATAGGGTACAAGGTAACCAGACCTCAATGCCtgtatgcaataaaacaacatgcaGTAGTATGAGACCAACCAATGCGAGCAACCAAACACAATGCATAGAGTCGTTGTTACGATACAGGGAAGTAGTATACATGCAACCAATTAACATACAGATGTTAGTTTTTTGCCTGCATTAGCTCAACCGGGCCTAACCGGGACAAATATGCAAAGTGGAAAAAAAAATTATGTGAGTAACCAAATGTGCCAATAGTATATGTCGTTGAAACTCTGGTATAAGGTGATAGGATATATATACTAGTCTTAAAAACATGAATTGTATTTTTTTTACCTGGGTCATCCAAAATAATTTATACAATTCACAATATTTTCATGTAATGGTTGTGGAAAGAAATGAATCATCATCTCCCAATTATATTTAATGTCTTGTAGTTACTCAATTTAAAATTAAGATATCTCAGAATAGTTTTTTTTCATTTAGATATTTTTACTGGCATTTTGTCCTTGTTATCAAACAATACAATGTAGTCCAAAATTTTGAAACAACGTTTCTTCTTTTAGATGAAATTATAAAATTATCTATACATGTATTTATAGGCTTCAAATTTGATGTGCTTGTATTATGCTTGATTTAGTAtatactccctcagttccaaaaATGTAGGGAGTATGTAATTATAAAATTCGTAAGTAGTGTGCATGATTACANNNNNNNNNNNNNNNNNNNNNNNNNNNNNNNNNNNNNNNNNNNNNNNNNNNNNNNNNNNNNNNNNNNNNNNNNNNNNNNNNNNNNNNNNNNNNNNNNNNNNNNNNNNNNNNNNNNNNNNNNNNNNNNNNNNNNNNNNNNNNNNNNNNNNNNNNNNNNNNNNNNNNNNNNNNNNNNNNNNNNNNNNNNNNNNNNNNNNNNNNNNNNNNNNNNNNNNNNNNNNNNNNNNNNNNNNNNNNNNNNNNNNNNNNNNNNNNNNNNNNNNNNNNNNNNNNNNNNNNNNNNNNNNNNNNNNNNNNNNNNNNNNNNNNNNNNNNNNNNNNNNNNcatctccatctccatctccttaaaAATTTAGGGAGTATGTAATTGTAAAATTCATAAGTAGTGTGCATGATTACATAGTAGTTATTTTTTTCCTATCAACAatatttttttttgtgtttttcctcAACAAGAGTATGGGGGGCATGTTAGTATCGATCTCCCGTTGTTTACATCTCCATCTCCTTACATTGTCCCGTAAAACATGACATGCATGCACAAAAGGAATTGGTGTGGAAGCATCAACCACGGTTAATTAATTATTTGCTCGTTTTCATGATGGTATCTATGAAGGGCAAAGTAAGAATAAGAGATTGAAACTACATTGAAAGTGCTGGcagaaaatactccctctgtaaagaaatataagagctttTAGATCACTACCTTAGTGATATGAACGCTCTTATatgtctttacggagggagtaccatttagCAAAATTGTAGAAGCTAAACGGTGGTACTAAAACATCTTTATTTTAAATTACAAGGCAGATCACACAACTAAATATGTAGCATCATTGCTTCTGATAGTACGAGCGCTCGAGCTCAAATGATCTCGCATAAACATTCGTGGAAGGCGTGCCAAACTTTGACAAATCAGCGGTCCAAAATGCTTTCAAGAGTACAATAGCATTTCCGGAgcattgattttgtttttttgtCACGCCTTCCGCGAATGTGATCTCATGATGAAAATtcgcaagcacttagaacatttgtcaaagtttaccaaaaaaatttaaaaaattgaacTTTTTTACTGTTCATCTGAGCTCATTTGGGCCCGAGCTCAGATACTACGCGTCCACGTGGAAGGCATATACTAGAGTAGTGTCAGCCTTCTCTTAGGAGAGGCATGTAGGGTGACTTGGACTTGGAAGAGAAACATAGGAAAAAAAGATGTTTTCTTTCCTTACCTAAGAGATGATCTTCtcaaaataaaatgaaataaaaatatCCCCTTTAAACATGGTACCATCTTTTTATCACACTATCTTTATTATTAAAGGCGAGTTTGTTGGTTTTGCTTCCATCTCTTCCACCTGCCCATCGATATATGCTCCTTCCTGCCGATTTTTTACCACATCACATGATAACCCTGTTTTTTTTTCAAACCAACCCCACCTACTTGTTTTCGGGAAAGAAATCATTTGCAAAGCAATCAACAGAAATCAAGTAAATCACCAATAGCAAGAAATCCCTTACAAGCAGACAACAAAATCAACTCACGTAGTTGTACGCATCAGATATTAATGGACCGCAGTATCTGAGGAATGTTCCCTGGGAGCATTTTTCCTAGCAAACGCCTAGCTTGCCATGCCAaatcaactaaagttgccatgtcaaTTTTGTAAGAATGGCCATGTTAAGAGGCGAAAACTGCCATGCAGCGTTTTTAAACCAGAAAAATCGCCACGTTTCGCACAGCAATTGTCGTTTGTCCGATCGTGATCAGACGGCTTTGGGGGCTCCATTGAAATTCCCTCCCAGGGAACGTACCCAAGTTATCTTTTCCCTTGCAAATTGGGCATAACTTTGCCTAGGCAAATTTTTGAGAATGATCCCTTTAGTCCCATGTCTTCCGGCTACTTTATCCTCAACTTTGATTTTACGTTTTTGTAAAATATATACACAAACCATTATGTTGAGGGTGTCCCTTTAGATCCATTTTACATCGGTAACGCGCCCTCTTCCACCTATTGGTAATTTTAGAGAAGTTTCTTTTGAACTGGAAACCATAAGGCCAAATATGGCATGTAATAATCCAGCTTCCACGATATACAATGATTCATTTG is a window of Triticum dicoccoides isolate Atlit2015 ecotype Zavitan chromosome 2B, WEW_v2.0, whole genome shotgun sequence DNA encoding:
- the LOC119362701 gene encoding uncharacterized protein LOC119362701 isoform X1 produces the protein MQLIASLLDTAHRQKLKDPLLDIGSPKTKQYSPIQQVRRNGQTSPMLKRLKELSIYCLIPRKEPTNMDEQNSHVLRCWKRITKRWSVPEEEPSTDQDLLPLLGMLILDSLASFDLENCIEISRATGLISKIIEFTSSITEMTNINETQQALLKGSSLELLTRFSSTKGEFGVIMRQKISEHPFLLGHLADILDDSGSSQELMELTSELLRNLAMEGNTKEEIGQIRVIISRLMHAFLSQDALSSTDSGQRLRMKSGQALAVLAMESANNCSVMLAEPGYVFIKELTLMIHSDRYRYVASILLRNMCVHARPVLRNSDLKEISYIVREVLEGIMDAEGKELEVLVDLSSQICNATPDDFARELEHGQIKETFIKRLVDALYSNMIPTAHCPSIRRAIVEHAIYMMESNTVYASCFKNCGMMEALLVVERTPSRAGNYRFFSGDAGLMEHSIPLSTLVARAKELMDRE